aaaaaaacccaaacacaaataacaaaacagataacaaaacacaaacagacATTTACAACTTCAAAATAGAGTATGGCATCAGCTATTATTGATTCAGACTTGGTTGTAGTTAGTTGTGCGTCAAATCGTAAAATGGCCTCAATGCCtaccttgaaatgttttgaaagctTTCAGGGGTGTACTTCCCctgatcaaacaacttcatTTGTTTAGGGTGGGAGAAACTTTCCTCCTGTTATAACAAGGTCCTACTGTACCAAGATGTAAATGTGCAATATCACGTACATCCAAGCTAGTCTCTGTATTTCTTCTTGCGTCAGACAGGGTCATGCATTTATATGCAAACAGTGATACGTATCGGTCAATGATGGTCAAAAATATCCCCATTTGGTTAACACTGcccccattatttttcagttgcTTATTCCGACAGCGACGTTATCTACAGATGGCGGTACGATCACAAGAAATCGATAGAGACGGCAAAAGACATCTGGCTGTCCCAGTTTGATCTGGTGGATAACAATTTATACAATTACACCAGCGAAATCAAGGGAGATAAATGAATGATACTATTCTCTCTAGGTAATAGCGTTGAATTAATGTAACTtgtatttgcatttctttttaggtggggtttttgttggtattatttgattgtgttgggatgttgttttaatattgaataatattcatataggtgtatgttttaattaaatgaactaaagaagaagaaatgttgtACAATATCAAATCAAGAGGTTTCCCAGTGAGTCTGAGGCAACAACAccaaccaccaccccaccctcagtaggtattaattaatttcaaaatatcaTATCCAGTACATCAGTGATgacgttttgtttttatgtccatccctatttatttacattatgtgctattttgtggaaaatattCCAACTACAATGTCTTTGCTGTTATTTGCccctttttgtgaaaataaccCCAGTACGTACGTACATtaattcatgcagacatacatacacgcacgcacacatcaAAACATCGCCTATTTGTTATACCTTGTAAATTCATGATACAAGATCTTCAGATTTTAGAGATCTTTGCTCTCTATTGAAAACTCGATAAGTCGTCAGTCGTCTTCAGGGCCCAGTGACCGCTGTCCTTCCACCTAACGTCCACTCCATCCTGTTGCATCTCCCAGACTATCCTGAGTACTACAATATCAATTCAAATTACAGGatagaaaaataaatgaaaactctagtttcctttctctttttgttttctctgcATATTgcatcatttttatttactcACCGGACTGTGGTGCAATTGGTCCGAGAATTGATTATCCTAGATTGTCTTTTTTCACGTTTGTCCCACAATCGGTACATCAAAGACAAAGGCCTGTGGGAAACTGAATACCAAAGATCTCTTGTCTTCAATTCGCAACCAAGTGTTCAAATAAATACACTATTGGACACCAAAGAGCTGCAGTTTAAAACCAtcgtcttcatcatcatcatcgttgtcGTCATCACCATTAGCATCGCCGTgatcgtcatcattatcatcattaccatGATCACCGTCATGCTTATCATCGTCGTCTCCAAACAAATCAACAACCtggtcatcaccaccaccatcatcgtcatcacaacatcatcatcatagcaTCAACATCagcatcatcttcatcatcgcatcatcatcagcatcatcttAGTTACATGTGTTATTCTTctgattattattgttttagtaaTGCAGAGGATAATGATGACAATCATATCTAAAAGTGTACAATATTTGTCATGTTTGTTTTCAGCCCCTCACACTGTTCTCTCGGTTAAATTCCACCTGTATCGGAACACTGGCTACTTCATCATCCAGATCTACGTACCGTGTGCCTTGCTGGTCATCTTGTCGTGGGTGGCCTTCTGGATAAACAGGGAGGCTACAGCAGACAGAATTGCATTAGGCAAGCTTCATTATGTTATATCGggattttattaattaattatttatttaattaattatttacttgCATTCAGCAGGagcggatgcaggattttttTCAGGAATAGGGGTCAACGTTTATAAAGGGCACCTCCAGTATTCAAGGAGGGGATGCAACATTTGAAAAAAGTGCATGTACATTATTAAAAGGTacattattactaatatatacatgtattatctaCATATATGGCAATCTTAATCAGAAATATCAAGATGGCCAATACATTGAATGTTCCCCACTAAAAAAGTATGCGTTCAAGGGTCCTTTAGACATTAtgcctttttaacaactaaaactgcatactaaatacattttcatgtttAAATATCAGTTATGTGTTTTCTGTCGTCCTAAAGTTTGAAGTAGTTGAAATTAGATTTTACCTGCCAGTGAATTCGTACATACAggacaaaatatatacagtctCTTTAATGGTTGTGTTGTTCAGATGTCGTATGGCGACATTTGCTTCGAGTACAGATTGAAGGAAATGAAACTGTATAATCTATCCTAAGTGATTAGATATTGACTATATACACGAGAATGCTCCTTTAATTACGTAATATTTTATCATGCACACTATTCACTGAATGATAGTAACAATTTAAAACCATTGGTTCATTTCATTACCGAAATAGAATTCGTTTTTaaggaatagaatagaatagatctttagcgacaccccagcacgaaaaatacatcggctattgggtgtcaaactccTTTTTAAGGTTGCATACctccattaattaattcatttagtTCAATACAAGTTCTATTATCATGCACACTGTTCCCTGAATGGTAGGAACACTTTTAAACCATTAGTTAATTTCAGGTGTTATATTACCGAAATAGATTTTCCTTTTAGGGTTGCATCCAGCATTAATTAATCCATGCAGTTCAAATACAATTTCCATGTCAAAATATATACTGTGAAAAATGTGTCACCGAGAGAGTCGTGTGACTACTagttttagggagtgctctcctTTGATAGGTACCTTGCAAAACATCAACATAGGTAGACCAACCTCATACCAGATCACCGCCTCACGTTGCTGTTATACAATTGACAGTATACCAGATTCACATTTGTTATACGTTAGTACTAAATATAATAAGTACGAACTAGCAAtgagttatttaaatactacagaggtcagccTACTTGTAATCGTCAATGTTATCTATAGTGTATCAGacgtttgtatatttttgtacGAGGAACTGTTTCCTAAAccagactatattaagctgtAAAAAACAAATACTGACACCTCAAGCGATGGTGTCGTGCCTTAATTACTAATGTATCCAGTAGTTATTACTTAATTATTTGAAATGCACTTGTttaaatggaaatgtatattgatatatatgttttgttttctaagtACATGATTAACTATGTTCCAGGGACAACCACGGTACTGACGATGACTCTTCTGGGAATAGAAAACAAGAATGCCTTCCCCAAAGTGCCCTACAGCACGGCTCTCGATCTTTACGTTGGAGTGTGTTTCGCTTTTATCCTAGCTACTATTGTTGAGTTTGCATTCGTTCATTACTTTACAAAGTATGGGACTGGAGAACCTTTTCTGTACGACTCAACTGATGATGACAGTTCGTTTGACGAGGTGACTGTGTTTGTCTTGCTTGCgccatttaatttaaattttatacctaatttattatattagatTTCATTAAAGGTAAATTCCTGACTCTGTAGATGctgcaatattttttacaactaataggagattgtttttgttatcaatgttagatattaataacattttcttGATTAGAATATCAATGGCTGCATATCCAATATGTGTATGGTGGAACGGATGATCTCAGTAGGGCAAACAGGGATTTCTTCTTCCAAAGAGTCGTAGCTATTAAAACTAAGTTTGAGCAATAGACATTTTAGGATGACAAAAATACATCGAAACTATAGTGATTGATAATAATACAAGCTCGAAAATGTTATTGGTACGATATTTATATCAGTAAAAAATACATTACCTAGAAACATGTTACACTAGTTACAGAGTCATAAATGTCCCTTTacagtagttttttttttatcgattTTAAGGAATACCAACAAATAAGCAAACACGAACACTGTCTTGGCCCACAGTACCCAGTAGTGTAGTGCACTTTTATGTCATAATACACCGGATGAAAATGCTTTAATACTTGTTCATAACTTGTTTCATGTAGCATTTAATCCAGTTTCAATCAGTTTCttgttgtcattattattattatcatctttTTATCACTTTTAGGAAATGCATAATTAGggtgttgttttacaaaattaaactcattttgtttttaattccttattattcataaaatatGGAATGGTAATTTATTCCCCACTTTCAGCTTGATCCATACAGTGATTAAGATGATAAAAAAGTAATTATAAATCCTAACATTTCAAAAGTATGTTGATCCACTAACACGCCAACATACCAACTTTGGTTTCGGGGTATTTAATGATGCCAAGAAATCACTTTGGAGTAGGTTGGAATcagatataaaaaatatatatatatattattgcaaTTTGACACTTTTATTGTGCAACAATACTTTTAGGAAATGCATAACCTTGTCGTTTTACAATGAactctttcattttttttataattgatcaAATATGGAATGGGAATTTGTTCCTGGTGTCCAATTTGACACGTTCACTGATTTTGAGATAATAAGAACGTTTTCACTGGAAAAAGTCCATTGAtccaaaaaaaacacacgaaAATACATGCCAAATGTGGTTTTGTGGTATTCAGTTAAGCCTATAGATCATGCTAGACAAGATTGGAATCaaacaaagtttttaaaatatttattataatttgacACTTTTCTTgtgaaacaatatattttggaaatacaTTCGCGTATAGGGgtttttgtgcttttttttcGCGTATGGTTTTGCAATAAACTCGaatattattttcctttcaTATTATTGATAAAAGATGGAACGGGAATTTGTTCCCCACGTCCAGTTTAACACATACAGTGATTTGagattattaaagggacattcctgagtttgcagtattgtaagatgtttccgactaataaaatatttctacgattaaacttgcatattaaatatagtatcttgtttagaatatcagtggctatatattcaatgtgtttctggtcgtcttcatatttgtaagaagcccaaactggattttgtcttcgtacgtacgaaaaaataatattttaggaaataaatgaaatttaacctagtacaaatattagaacgatcagaaacacgtttaatatccaGCCATTAACCTTTTATGAAGAAaactatgtttaatatgtaattacaatcgttaaaaagtctctattagttgataacatcttgaaaattgcagcaaactcaggaatgtccctgtaATAATTCGTTTTCACTTAAAAAAGGCAGTTTATTACAAACAGgtttattaaatacaaaaatttcaaaaatcCACTGACCGAAAAATTTTATGAAAAGACATGCCAAATTTGGTATGgttgtattcaattaaggtcATAGATCATGCCAGAGTAGGATGGAATCGaaaacaatatgtttttaattgttcTAAATTCTTATTATTGATAAACGTTGGAATGGGAATTTCTTCTCCGCGTCCAGTTTGGCACATACAGTGATTTTGAGATGATGAAAAATTGCAAATGCAATAAATACAGAAAGTCCATCGATCTAACAAATTATGAAAAGACTTGCAAAATTTGGTTTCGTAGTATCCAGTTAACGCCATAGCTCATAGCATAGTAAGTTGGAATCGtaaataactttaaaacaacatattttaatttgattctTTTATTGCAAAATTATACTTTTAGGAAATGCATTCACACGTCATTCCCCACGTCTATTTGTTATTATTGATAaaagttgtaatataaatgtgttCCCCATGTCCAGCTTAACACATTAATTGATTTTGAGATGAAGAAAAAGACGTTTTCAGTTGGAAAACGGCACGATCGTGGAAATACAATATGTCTCAAGATGTCGAAATTCCATTGATTGACAAAtttgtgagagaaaaaaatcatGCCAAATTTAGTTTGGTGGTATTCAGTTAAGACTATATATAGAGTAGCTGggaattgaaatttaaaaacattattgtaatttgacactattttgaaattatacttTTAGGAAATACATTCACATctgtttttgtaataaactaaaattattatttttgattattattattgatcaaagttggaatgggaatttgTCCTCCACATCCAGTTTGGCACATACAGTGATTTTGATATcataaaaaggtattttttcacttattttcacaaatttggTCTAGTGGTATTCATTGAAGTATATAGATCATGGTACAGTAGCTTGGAATATAAATTGCAATTTACAACAACAATTTGAAACTTTTTAGTGCAAAATTATACTTTTAGGAAATACGTTCGCATCTTATTTTACAATAAACTCAATTGTTTTTCCTTACTATTGATAAAAGATGCAATGGGGATGTCTTCTCTGCGTCCATTTTGACACATACAGTGATTTTGAGATAATAACAAtgtcgggttttttttgttgaaaattgcagtttattacaaacatttagGAACATTAATGAAAATGCAATAAATACGAAAAACCCAAAAGACAATTGATTGAAATATTAGGAAACAACATCCCAAATTTAGTTTGATGGTATTTAGATAAGCTTATAGATCATCCTAGAGTAGATTGTAATAGAAAATAaagggttttttggtgtgtttcttttaattattctaattagaaaatgttattaCGAAACTGCATTCAGGTGTGGTTTTGAATAaactctatttattattttcttattattgATAAAAGTTGAAATGGGAATTTGTTCCCCACGCCCAGATTTGTACAGTGATTTGTAGATGATCAGAACATCTTTTCTACTAGAGaacaggtaatttattacaaaatggaatGTCAAAGTCAATgcaataaatacaaacatttcaaaAGTCCATTGATTAACAAATTAACGAAACACAAACCACATTTGGTTTAATGGTATTGGTATCGAAAATAAAGGGTTTTTAATTGCAATTTGACACTTTTATTGGGAACTGCATATGGTGTGGTTTTGCAAtaagctaatatatatatatataatttcttcTTATTAATAAAATTGGAATGGTAATTTGTTCCCCACGCCCATATATGCACATACAGTGGTTTGTAGATGATGAGAACATCGTTTTCACTAGACAAAAGGACATTTGTACATAATGGAATGTTAAAGGACATTAACACAATAAATACGAAAATTTCAAGTCTATTACTAaattttgtttatgaaaatacatGCCAAATGTGGCTTCATGGTATTCAATTGAGCCTATAGATCATGCTAGACTAGGTTGTAatcgaaaataatttttatttaaaattttaatatactcaCCTGTGGTACGTATACCTTTGCACAGCTgtatacactgtgtttttaaaacttgattttataattttttgtattgatgtatatcatcaattcattttcatatttaccattgtgtgacacccaatagctgatatatttttgtgctggagtgtcctAAAATATTCATGCATCATCATCAATGACAGACCTCGACCGTAACCAATCGGCCAACCAGAACTTCCACAAAACTGGAAGCCCAATTAACTGAAGTTAAGAAAGCGTGCAGGCAGACACTCGGTTTGAAACTAATATAACagtttaaaagatcccttgctgttgatTTGTGTAATGgcattgggtttcctctcattaatCATATGTCCAGCGTCCTATATCCGtgattgaaatgttttgagtgcctcgttaactaaaacagtcCTCCATTCGTTAGCAATATATCGCCATACAGTAATTACATCATTGTCATATTTACGATCAATcaccattataaaatattatcattacatCATCAGCAAAATTGGATGTTAAGTTCAGAACGACATACCGCTTATTTGTGTATCCTTCTTTTAGTATGAAACAGCTCTCATTCAActaatattttacttatatCTGTTTATTGTAGGAGTGTACAGATATGGAGAGCCGAGGCGCTGTTTTCAAAGTTAATGGAATGAACGGACTGGATGACATCCAAGACACGACACAAGACCATCAAGTTAAGAAAGGTTTCCTCGCCAAACTGTGTGGATGCTTGACCGAAACTAAAGGCTACAAAGGCATACAGAAGCGAGATATGCAAAGAGCGTTTAGCAACAGCGTCAGCAAAATAGACCGGCTGTGTAGAATTATGTTTCCGTTAGCCTTCTTGGTGTTCAATGCCGTGTACTGGATTGCTTACTCCCGTTGGCCGTCGAGATGACAACTATTGgtctttcttatttctgaaaTGCTGATGGTGTTCGGGTGATGACGCAGTTGAAGTATGCATTCAAAACTTTACCTGTAGAAGAACGAGGTGAGATTCAGGTTCACCACGAGCGTGAAGCCAACAGTCcattgataatgatgatgaagcACAGCAGTTCAGCCACTAGATGTGTGTGGATGAGACAGCATTGAATTTAATAAGCAAACAGTTAAATCATATCGCTGTATGTAAGAGCCAATTACTCAGAAAAGTAAAATTTGATCAACAGTgtttgtattataaatataaatatcgaCTTAACGGTGCTCGACTGTATTGTTATTTTGGAGAGTTAAAGTGTGCAAACACTCTAGCGATTCAGGCACGACATTTTGTACATTACAATTGACCTTGAACAGTATTACAAACCATGTAGGAAGAATGTATCGTCCGGGAAGTTATAAATCGTCGCACAGACAGAGTAAAAAGGATATATCGTCGTGTGGAGTCGTATTCATCCAGCAGACGAAACCACTGACAATATATTATGGTTGACATGTTCGTTGAACTATGTATTGTACAGAGACACGAACGTGAATGTTTAATAGTTATTCGTTCAGAGTGTGTACAGATATACGGTTTTGGATGTGGTAATACTTCTATACGCGTGTTTAGTATATGTTTATCATAAGAAACATTACCAGTAACGTGGTCACATTGAAACTGttgtcaaaatattaaaatttgttttatgattctaGTTGCCTTTATAAATGCTACATTCTTCTGTATAATATTAAGTGAGGTTGGTATCTACACTCCTGTAACCAAAGACAATCAATCTTCGGGAATAGTGATTTGTgcgatattatatatatatagatatagatatagatatagatagatagatataacgTGGCTAGTGAGTCTTGTGATTCATAGCTCTGTttcacgaagtgatcttagcaccaagatcaccttaagtgcctACGGTAGCTAtacatttaaggtgatcttatggctaagatcgcttcgtggaacagagCCCAGGTCTGTTGCTTTATGGATTTAACTCATTTTGTAAAACCTTTCCTTGAATTATATAGCATGTATACAATGGATTAATTTGTGAACGTAAGAAAATATTGATGCATAATAaaccttttatatacaccatcccacagtcaggacggcacataccacggtctttgatataccagtcgtggtgcactggatagaacgagaaatagctcaatagccCCACCctacgggggtcgatcctagactgacataTAATATGGAAGAACATATTCAACGGAAGTCTTAAGAAGGGCGCGTTACAGAAAGAACATTAAACTGGATGAATTATAAATGCTTAAATGTCAAAACACTCGTGATTAAAgctttaacattaaaaagtttcctcctttctttcattccttcattcattctttctttccttgATGTATTACATCTTTCttccttttaatttttatcGTTTTGTTAACTGCTTCAGTGTTgataaatatcaatgttttcgtGTAtccatattaattattaaagttgTTATATATTGCATGTATCCAGGTTATTTACTGGTCTAAAAGACTCGTAGTTTGGGGGGAAAATATTTCGAGATTTCTTATGTTCGTAGGTAGTGATATCAGGGTCCCAACCCTAACACTACCATATTTGTTTCTGACTtcaatagtatgaaaaaaagccAACACCCTCGCCTCCCCTCCCTACACCACCCCATTACACACACCTCTAAACAGAACCCAAAAATCCGTTAAAATCGCGGCTAGAAGATGCTTAAGGTGTCTTTTTTAATGGTACATTAAACTATTTACGCtctcaagggatatttttagcGCCACAAATTCTAAAGTGGCTTGGTTTCATATGTGTTCGCGTGTCCAGTGCCggataaaatgtaaataactgTCTAGACTGAGGAATCTAATTTAAAACTGTACGGAGGAAATAACAAGggaacaaaacaaagcaatgtAGCCAAGGCTGCCCTTCAGtataagtaaattaaaaacatatggGAGTTCTGGACATTACAGGTTTCTTTTGCCATCGCAGATTTCTTTATGAGAAGGTCAACTTTGTAGAGAAGTAGCATACATACGCTTGTACTgagatgcgaacccagcacTTAGCAGCATTAAGGGGGTTTACGCACTACGTCATCGAGGACGCGTTGCAATGTAGTATATATACACTTGTTAGCACAACTTTGTGTTTAACATATAATTTTTGCATCGCAACTACATTTACCGAAAGTACAGGGtgattttttttgtggggttttcttatgttttttttcttctttttttctttatacagaatatatatatatatatatatatatatatgtatatatctatatatatatatatatatatatatatatatatgtatgcatgtatgcatgtatgtatgtatgtatgtatactgaaGACTCCCAAAGAAAAGGTACAATGTCACTGCATCCAGATTTATtgaaatctatatatataaattaaagcaacaacaaaacaaagcagaacaaaaacaaacaaacaaacgcaGCTGATGTAAGAACTGAGTGAGGTATGTCATGTTGCAAAGTGGTCAATTCTCGCAGAAAATGTACAATTCACCATCTTGTGTAGCCGAAAAcgggtcaactcgccccaaagcaactcgccccagtgtttgACAACTCGCCCCAAAATGTACTGTCCTTAAATAATTGTGACGAAATTAACAATGGACGTTtacaactttggtgtcatttcatttattaatattacagtgaaacttcgCTATTACGACCacttattaaatggttttatattggggagacCCTAATATCggataaataataatctattacaatgaactgtcaagcctaTTGTAACGACGTTTTTGAGTTTGTCccttatttcattaaaataataatcaggcaaggcttttggactccgACTgatgtgcatattcaacaatatgtAACGCGCACATTATTGCctaaaatattggtatattaattgATATGCGTTGACTAAACAGagtggggcgagttgaccaaccgCTGGGTCGAGTTTGTAGTGGGCGAGATGGTTTTGGGGCACGTTGACCTGCTCCCGTGTAGCCAACGCATCATTGATGTCTTAATGttaaaacgggggggggggggggggggggggggggggggggggggggggggcgttgcccagtggtaaaacactcacttgatgcgcggttggtttgggatcgtgTCCCGTTTGtgggctcattaggctatttctcgttccagccagtgcactacgactggtatatcaaatgccgtggtatgtgctatcctgtctgtgcgatggtgcatataaatgatcctttgCCACAAATGAACatatgtaacgggtttcctttctaagaatatatgtccacatgtttgacatccaatggctgatgattaataaaccaatgtgctctagcggtgtcgttaaacaaaaagaaactttaactttaatgttaaaCCGGGAATGGTAGACAATACCAGTAGTAACAAGGCCTGTTGAGAGTCGTGAGTCGGAAAACGTGTTCAAATCATTCACATTCGAAGTAGTAGGCCACAAGAATAACTATGACAGGGTTATGGCGAAATTTGATGAACATTTCATTCCAAAAAGTAACATTATTTACGAGAGGGCATGTTTCTACAAACGCGATCAAATGCCAGACGAAAGTATGGAAGCCTATATCAGACATCTTTACCATATTGCTGAAAAATGTGATTTTGGTGATAAGAAGGAAGAACAAATTCGCGATCGAATTGTCATCGGAATTTTGGACAAAGAATTGTCGCAGAAACTGCAAATGAAGTCTGATTTAACCTTGAACACTGCCATTGAAATGTCACGCCACTATGAACTTGTGAAATCGCAGAATGTTTCTCTGAACAATCCACAGAATTTGGATGCAGTATCGTCACACGGTGCACGATACAAGAAATTACAGTCACAAGATGGAAAACCTGGCACGTTCAGAAGAGGTAAACCACCGAATCAGTCACGTAACCATGGAAACAAAGGCACCGGATT
The sequence above is drawn from the Gigantopelta aegis isolate Gae_Host chromosome 6, Gae_host_genome, whole genome shotgun sequence genome and encodes:
- the LOC121374577 gene encoding LOW QUALITY PROTEIN: gamma-aminobutyric acid receptor alpha-like (The sequence of the model RefSeq protein was modified relative to this genomic sequence to represent the inferred CDS: substituted 1 base at 1 genomic stop codon) produces the protein MVVRMSSLPVTWLMAAEKMYNTSLLLDQMLIGYDRRLRPGFGGKPVTVNVYINLRSMGPISELDMVYTMDCYFRQTWNDKRLSMNNSLEHMPLGITILEKIWHPDTVFYNGQKSYLHTITTPNKFIRISPDGNILYSQRLTIQANCIMDLKRFPMDIKRCPLHFGSFAYSDSDVIYRWRYDHKKSIETAKDIWLSQFDLVDNNLYNYTSEIKGDKXMILFSLAPHTVLSVKFHLYRNTGYFIIQIYVPCALLVILSWVAFWINREATADRIALGTTTVLTMTLLGIENKNAFPKVPYSTALDLYVGVCFAFILATIVEFAFVHYFTKYGTGEPFLYDSTDDDSSFDEECTDMESRGAVFKVNGMNGLDDIQDTTQDHQVKKGFLAKLCGCLTETKGYKGIQKRDMQRAFSNSVSKIDRLCRIMFPLAFLVFNAVYWIAYSRWPSR